A genomic segment from Nocardia cyriacigeorgica GUH-2 encodes:
- a CDS encoding TetR/AcrR family transcriptional regulator → MTDRDPAVTDPLTTAEEQADPRLARSRNRLLDAATHLLSTGGVEAVTVEAVTRVSKVARATLYRHFGSTTQLLAATFERLLPQVDAPTGTGPVREQLLALLTTQADLIEQAPVQMTTLAWLAMGSIGEDHPDPAAVTSLRARVIEQYRHPFDQILTSPDARAMLGELDTTFAIIELLGPIVFARLTGLRTIDHDDCARLVDNFLTAHRKCPAENGPSGSEGVRAPS, encoded by the coding sequence ATGACCGACCGGGATCCCGCAGTGACCGACCCGCTCACCACCGCCGAGGAGCAGGCCGATCCGCGGCTGGCGCGCTCACGCAACCGGTTGCTCGACGCGGCCACCCATCTGCTGTCGACCGGTGGTGTCGAAGCGGTCACCGTCGAGGCGGTCACCCGCGTGTCGAAAGTCGCTCGCGCCACCCTCTACCGGCATTTCGGCAGCACCACCCAGCTGCTCGCGGCGACTTTCGAACGATTGCTTCCCCAGGTCGACGCACCGACCGGCACCGGGCCCGTGCGTGAGCAGCTCCTGGCGCTGCTCACCACCCAGGCCGACCTCATCGAACAAGCCCCGGTACAGATGACCACCCTGGCCTGGCTGGCGATGGGATCTATCGGCGAGGACCACCCCGACCCGGCCGCCGTCACCTCACTACGCGCCCGCGTCATCGAGCAATACCGCCACCCGTTCGACCAGATACTCACCAGCCCCGACGCCCGCGCGATGCTCGGCGAGCTCGACACCACCTTCGCCATCATCGAACTCCTCGGCCCGATCGTGTTCGCCCGCCTCACCGGACTACGCACCATCGACCACGACGACTGCGCCCGACTCGTCGACAACTTCCTCACCGCCCACCGAAAGTGCCCGGCCGAAAACGGGCCGTCCGGCAGTGAGGGTGTTCGAGCGCCTTCCTGA